A window from Bombus huntii isolate Logan2020A unplaced genomic scaffold, iyBomHunt1.1 ctg00000080.1, whole genome shotgun sequence encodes these proteins:
- the LOC126876507 gene encoding uncharacterized protein LOC126876507 has protein sequence MGEAACVPPKTKGTSRIREPATGWRQGDNARDLPQEEERITSGADGQGEAMDMDLAIRESRVFLAMVAEPYCILDTPDRVADLDGLAAMTWMSAPSTSAAEILFEQGKGYAAIEWAGMVVVGVYVSLNSGLVAFEEFLDVFSDCVRRYLSRQVLVLGDFNAHSSQWGTQ, from the exons ATGGGAGAGGCGGCATGCGTTCCGCCGAAAACTAAAGGGACGAGCCGGATTCGGGAGCCTGCTACGGGCTGGAGACAGGGCGACAACGCGAGAGATCTACCGcaagaagaggaaagaatcACGAGTGGGGCAGATGGCCAGGGGGAAGCCATGGATATGGACtta GCGATAAGGGAGAGCAGGGTTTTTCTGGCAATGGTAGCCGAGCCCTATTGTATACTAGACACCCCTGACAGGGTCGCAGACCTGGACGGCTTAGCCGCTATGACGTGGATGTCAGCACCGAGCACATCCGCCGCAGAGATCCTGTTCGAGCAGGGCAAGGGGTATGCCGCGATCGAGTGGGCTGGGATGGTAGTGGTGGGCGTATATGTTTCCCTGAACAGTGGCCTGGTCGCGTTTGAGGAGTTCCTGGACGTGTTTAGCGATTGCGTGAGACGATACCTTTCACGTCAGGTCCTCGTCTTGGGAGACTTTAACGCTCACTCCTCGCAATGGGGAACACAATGA